Genomic window (Kribbella jejuensis):
TCAGCCGGGCCAGGCCGGCGAACCCGGAGATGCCGATACACAGCGCCGGCAACAGGTACGCGGTCGGCCAGCCGTCACGGACCCCCGACACCGGGAGCCATTTCAGTTCGACACCGAACAGGTACTGCCCGGTGAAGTAGAGCACCAGGCCTGGCACCGCCAGCACCACGAGTGTTGCCAGCAGCAACATCCTGTCGACGACTCCGTTCCGGCGGAACCCGGCGTACAGGCCGAACAGCAGGCCGAAGATCCACTGGAACACCAGGCTCATCGACGCCAGCTTCAGCGTCACCGGGATCCGCAGCCGCAACTGGTCGGCGATGTCGGCACCCGCGAACGTGGTGCCGAAATGCCCGGTGAGGATGTCCTTCATGCTCAGCAGGTACTGCACGATGAAGGGATCGTCGAGGTGGAACTGGGCGCGCTTCGCCGCCAGTACCGCCGCCGGGATCGGTTTGTCGCCGGCCAGTTCACGCAGCGGGTCTCCGGGCATCGCGAACACGAGCGCGAAGACCCCCAGCGTGACGACCAGGCCGATCGGGATCGCCGCGAGGACGCGGCGAAGGACGAAACGGATCACTTGAACGTCGACCAGATTGCCGAGACGCCGGTGTACTTCGAGACGCGTGGCTGGATCTTGTCCGAGTGCAGATACGCGTTCGACTTGGTGTACAGCGGGATCAGCGGCATGTCCGTGAGCGCGATGTCCTCGGCCTGCTGGTACAGCTTGATCGCCTTGTCCGGGTCCGGCTCGGCGTCGCCCTTGGCCAGCACGGCGTCCAGCGCCGGGTTCGAGTAGTGCGCGAAGTTCGCGTCGCCGTTGGACTTGAACATCGGCGTCAGGTAGTCCTCGATCGACGGGTAGTCGTGACCCCAGCCGCTGAACCGCAGCCCGTCCAGCTTGTGCGAGTCGGCGAGCTCAGTGATCTCCGATCCCTGCTTGCCGGTGTACTTCACCTTCAGCCCGAGGTTCTGCCGGAGCATGTTGCCGATCGCCTCGGCGAAGATCTGCCCGGTCGCGGAGGTGGTGTTGTAGTTGATGTTCAGCACCCCGGGGAAGCCCCCGGCCTCCTGGAGCAGCTGCTTGGCCTTGCCCGCGTCGAAGTCACAGGTCTTGCAGGCGTCGGCGCGGTACCCCTGCATGTCCGGCGCGACCAGGCCCTTGGCCGGCTCGGCCAGCCCGACCAGGTCGGCGAACGCCTTGCGGTCGATCGCCTCGGAGATCGCGTACCGCAGCTTCGGGTTCTTGAACCGGGCGTCCCAGGCCGGGATCACCAGGTAGTTCGCGCCGGAACTGACGCTGGTCACCCACTGGTCGGGCGCGTCGGTCTTGAAGCTCTTCACCTTGGTCGACGGGACGTCGGTGAAGTCCACGTTGCCGGCCAGGAACTCGTTGTACGCCGTGTCCGCGTTCGGGATGAACCGGTACGTGATGTGGTCGGCCTCCGGGATCTGCGGGCCCTTGTAGCCGTCCCACTTTGCCAGCTTGAGGTCATCACCGGCGTTCCAGGCACCGTCCAGCTTGTACGGGCCGTTGCCGATCGGCTTGCGCTTGTACGCGTCCGGGTTCTTGCGCACCTCTTCGGGCAGCGGCGCGAGGCCCAGGTACTGCAGGGTGAGCCCGAACTGCGAGAACGGGACCTTGAGCTTGACCGAGAACGTCAGGTTGTCGATCAGCTTCAGGCCGCTCATCGTCTTCACCGCGGTCGGCTTCGGCGTGGCGCCGTCCGGGGTCGGCGGGTTCAGCGCGTCGTACCCCTCGACCTTGGAGAAGAAGCCGTTGTTCTTCCAGCCGTTCGAGCCCTCCGCGGTCATGTTCCAGCTGTCCACGTAGTCCTTCGCGGTCAGCGGCTGCCCGTTCTGGAAGGTGTTGCCGGCCTTCAGCTTGATCGTCCAGGTCTGGCTGTTCTTGTCCGGCGTGACCGAGTCAGCCATCACGTTCTGCAGCTTGCCGGTGTCCGGGTCGGTGGTCACCAGCGGCGCGAAGATCGCCATCGAGACGCCGATCCCCGCGGTGCCGTTGTCGTTCAGCGGGTTGATGTAGTCCAGCGGGTCGGCAGCGATCGCGATGATCTCGCTCTTGCCCCCGGAGCCGCCTCCACTGCTGCTCTTGCCATCCCCACAGGAGGCGAGCACCAGCGCCAAGCCGAGTGCCACCCCCACAACCCCAGTCAGACGTCGCACAGTCTTACCAACTTCCTCGGCGGGAGGGCCGCTAGGCGGGCGGATCAAGCGTCATGGTTGCTGGTCGAAACTGCGCATGTCAACGTTGTCAGACACAAAGCGGCGGCGCGTAACGTAGGCGTTACTTTGCCAAGACCTCAGACGACCGGCCGGTCACAGCTGCGCAACCCTCCACTTAATCAGATCAGCCCGGCTAAGTCATCAGATGACAAGCGATATCTAGAACTGCTCACAGTTGCACATTCAGCTATACCCACCCGCTTGCAGACCGTAGAGCTCCGCATACGTTCCGCCACGATCGAGGAGCTCCTCGTGCGTACCCTGCTCGGTCACGCGACCGTTCTCGAGGACGACGATCAGGTCCGCGGAACGTACCGTCGAGAACCGATGCGAGATCAGCACCGTGATCCGGCCGTCGGCTCGGCCTGCTCGCGCCTCGGTGGCGAGACGGTCGAACAAGGCCGCCTCGGTTTGCGGGTCGAGCGAGGCGCTCGGCTCGTCGAGGATCATCAGGAGCGGTGCCGGCCGGACCAGGGCGCGGGCGATCGCGAGCTTCTGCCACTGACCGCCGGACAGCTCGACACCGTCGCTGCCCAGCTGAGTATCGAGGCCTTGGGGCAGCGTGTCGACGAAGGTTGCCTCAGCCTTCGCGATGGCCTGGGTTGTCCGGTCGGCGGGCTCGGTCAGACCGCCGACGGCTACTGCTTCTCGTACCGTCAGCTGGTACCGGACGAAGTCCTGGAACCCGGCACTCAGCTTCTGCCGGTACTGCGTGAGGTCCAGCGCGGCGAGGTCCACGCCGTCGACGAGGATCTCGCCGGACTGCGGGCGGTACATGCCGGTGAGCAGCTTGACGAGCGTGGACTTGCCGGCGCCGTTCTCGCCGACGATCGCGATCGTGCGGCCTGCTTCGAGGTGCAGGTCGATGCCCGCCAGGACCGGGCGGTCGCCGTAGGAGAAGGTGACGTTCCTCAGTTCGATGCCGTGGGTGAGGCGGTGGGGTACGGGTTCGGTTCCTGGTTCGCGGTGGGCTTGCTCGGACAACCAGAAGTAGTGCTCGGCGGTCGTGCGGATTCGCAGTACGGAACCCGCGAGGTCGAGGATCCTGGTCGCCGCGGCGATGACGGCGCCGGCCAGGGCGATCGCCAGTGCGACATCGCCCGCGGTCGCAGCGGAGTCATGGAGGACGAGCAGGAGCGCGGCTGCGTACGCGACCGGAAACAGGGACCAGCCGATCGAGCCGATGACCGCCGAGGTGAAGAGGGCTGTGTGGGTGATGCGGTTGGCGTTCTTGGTGGCTCGGCTGTGCTCGGCAACGAGTTCTTGGCTGACCGACGCGACGTGGATTTCCTGCGCCGCCGCGGGCGACACCGACAGCGTGAACAGTTGCTCGGCCAGGCGGCGGTGCGGAGCAGCTTCCAGCTCGGCACGACGACGGAGCTGTTCGGCGCAGCGGCTGAGCCAAAGCGCTGGGATCGCGATCAGCGGGAGGAGAGCGAGCACAGGTCTGAGGTTGGCGAGCAGGACTGTGCTGACGGCGAGTTGCGCGACGACAAGTGGTGCGATGAACGGGAGCGTCACGCTGTCGCCGAGTCCGGCGGCGTCGCGGCGCAGCGATTGCAGGCGGTCGAGGAACTCGGGGCGCTCGAAGTGCTCGACCTGTGGGGCGTTGGTGGCGAGTCGGAGGATCCGGCGTTCGGAGACGAAGCTGGAGCGTTCACGCATCCGGACCGTTGCCCAGCGGTAGCCGATCGGGGCGATCAGCACCACCGTGAGTGCGACGGCGACTTCGATGCCTCCGGCAATCATCCGGTGCTGGTCGCTCTCGATCACTCCGTCGACGAGCGGCCGCAACCCGAGCGCGAACAGCAACGGGCTGACGAAGCTCGACATCGTGACCGCGGTATACACCAGGAACAGGCCCGGGCCGATCTCCCACCCGAGCCCGATCAGTAGCCGGGCTGTCTTCACGTCGGCTCCCCGAAACGTGCTGCCTGCAAGCGGAACATGTGTGCGTAGGTGCCGTCGCGTTCGAGCAGCTCGTCGTGGGAGCCCTGCTCGATCACGCGGCCTTCGTCCAGTACGACGATCGTGGACGCCTGTCGCACAGTGGAGAACCGATGCGAGATCACGATCGTGGTCAACCCGTCCGTGAGATCGAGGAACCGCCGGTAGAGCTCGGCCTCGGAACGCGCGTCCAGATGTGCCGCCGGTTCGTCCAGGATCAGTACTGATGCCCCGTGCTCGACGGCGTACATGGCCCGCGCAAGCGCCACCCGCTGCCACTCCCCGCCGGACAACTCAACCCCACCGTCGAACTCCGCCGACAGAACGGTGTCCCACCTCTGCGGCAAGCTTTCGATGACGCCGGCCGCCCCCGCCCGCTCCGCCGCCGCATCAGCCGACCCGGCGGGGCGACCGAAGCGAACGTTCTCAGACGCCGACATCGGCAACCGAACGGGCCCCTGAAATACCACTGCCAACCGCCGCTGCCACAGCTCGAGGTCCTTCAACTCAACGCCGTCAACCAGGATCTCCCCGTCAGTAGGCTCGTACAACCCACACAGCAACTTGACGAGACTCGTCTTCCCCGCCCCATTGGCCCCCACCACCGCCACCGCCCGCCCCGCCGGCACCACGAGGTCAAGCCCCCGCAAGACCTGTTTCTCGGTCCCCGGATAGCTAAACCCCACTCCACGGAAGGCAATCTCCCGCCGAGGCATCCCAGCAGCGGAACGACCGCCTCTTCCCGCCTGCTGCCTGTCGGTGATGAGCGCCTTGAGTGCGTCGTCGTACCGGTGGAGGGTTGCCAACGCGAGCTCCGCCTGCAGACCCGACCACGACGACTGCTGGATGCCTGCTAGGGCGACCATGAACATCTGGACGTACGTCGCGGTGACACCGGCGGAGAGGTGGTGGGTCAGGGCCGCGTGGATCACCAGGGTGATACCGCCCAGGACGACGACGCCGAGGAAGACCGTGGCCAGTAGCGGCCGTCGCCCTGGGCGGTGGAGTACGCGGCGCATGGTCGCGGTCCACGTCTCGCCGTGGCGGGTGACGACGTACTCCGGGAGCCCGAACAAGCGGATCTCCTTCGCGGCAGGTGGCGTCGTACCGAGATCGTTGAAGTACCGCATCCGGCGGGCGGACTCGGTGGTCCCGTAGTGATGTCCGGCCTCGGCACGGGACGCGACCTTGTCCTCGTACGCCGCCCACACGCCGGCGATCAGCAAACCCGCGCCGAGCCACCAGTGGAACCCAGCCAAACTCACCCCAGCCGCCACCAGAACGATCCGCCCGGTAGCCAATCCTCCAACGGTCGACACCAACCGCCCCGGCCGGGCCCAGTCCCCCCGCAACGTCTCGCGCCCAACCTCGACGAGGTTCGCCGTGCCGGCATCCTCCAACCGCCGCACACCCTCAGGCCCCGCCACGGCCCGCATCAACTCCTGCCGCAGCAGGCCGTCGACCCGCTCCCCCAGCGCCACAGCGGCCGCACGCTGCAACGCCCCGGCCAACCACTGCAGCAGCAGACATCCAGCAGCCAGCAACGCCCAACCAACCGCGCGCTGACTCCCCAATCCCGCAACAACCCGCCCGAGCGCCACTGCCAGCACGACCGGCGCGGCCGCCGACAAGGAAATCGTCGTGACCACCAACACCGACAGCCCGCGACCTGCCCGCCAAGCCACCCCCGCGAACCCCCGAAGCCCGGTCACGGGCCCAGTCAACAACATCCAGGCACTATCCCGGTGGGAGGAGTTGGGTTACGAGGGCGTTGGCGGTCCATTGTTCCCAGCGGGTCGGGGGCCAGCCGCGGCGAGCAGTGAGTAGGTGGTAGAGCTCTGGGCTCAGGAGGGCGAGGGTGATGTCGGTTGCTGTGGCTACGTCCAGGCCATCGCGGAGGGCGGATTTGGTGGCGAGGGCGGTGGTCATTCGTTCCATGACGATGGCGCGTTGGGCGTTGTTGGTTTCCCAGAGGTCGTGGATTTCCGGGTCGGCGGTTGCGGCGTGGGAGATGACCTGGAGGATCGGGGCGACGCGTTCGTAGACCTCGCGGGCCAGGCGGGCCTGTTCGTGGAGTTGGGCTACGGGGTCCGGGTTATCGAGCGCGGCTCGGACCTGAGGGCGTTCGAGGTTCGGGATCGGTTCGTCGTCGCCGGCTACCGCGACGTCCAGCAACTCGCCCAGTAGCGCGCGTTTGGTCTTGAAGGTGAAGTACAGCGTCTGGACGGCCATGCCCGCTTCGTCGGCGATGGCCTGCATCGAGGTTGCGGAGTAGCCGCGGGTGGTGAACAGCGCTAGCGCTGCCTCTCGCATGCGCTGCCGGTTGGCCTGGGTCTGTTCCGCACGTCGTGCCATGGACCGCAGCATACCAATTGACTAGAGCAGTGCTCTAGTGGTTCGCTAGAGGAACACTCTAGTGAAAGTAGATCGACCATGACCACCACCGAATCCGCGCCGACAGGCCTGCGCCGGCAGCTCCGCAACACCGCTCGGCTGACCGCCTTCACCGGCGGACCGTTGTTCTGGCTCGGCACTCTGCTGCATCCGGCCCGGGACGGCTGGAGTATCGCGGCCGTCGGCGAGCGGTACGGGCTGACACACGACATCCAGGCGGCCGGCCTCGGCCTGCAGGTGGCCTGCCTGGCCAGCATGATTGCCCTGAGCAAGGAACGTCGCGACCTCCGGTCCTGGTACGCCGCGATGGCCGGGACGTTGTTCTGGTTCGCGCTGATCGTCTTCGACGGCTCGCACAATCCGGTCCGCGCGGAGTACGCGCCGAGCATGGTGCACGAGCCGGCCGACCTGAACACCCCGGCGGCGTTGATCGTCTTCCCGGCGCTGCTGATCTTCCCGCTCGGGTACGTTTGGCTCGGGCGGGCGCTGAGCAGACGCGGACTCACCCTGCACGGTGTACTCCTCGGCGTCGGAGCGGTCGCATACACCGTCGGCGGTCTCTTCATCTTCACGTCCGGCCCACGCTTCGGACTGATCCAGATCTTCGAGGTCGCCGGCGCCACGCTCTACACGGTCGGCTACGTGCTCCTGGGCCGCCGGGCATGAATGCCGCCGAACTCCTCCAGGACCTGCTCTCCCCCGCGGGCCGCGCCGACCCGTTCCCGCTGTACGCCGCCGCGCATCGTCTCGGCCCGCTGCTACCGGTTGCCGACGGCATCTTCCTGGTCGTCGGCTACGCCGCGGCGAACGAGGTACTCCGCAACCCCGCGTTCGAGATCCCGAGCCAGCCGTCGAGCCAACCGTCGCTGGAGTTGATGCAACGCTCGATCCTGCGGACGAATCCACCCGACCACGGCCGGATGCGCTCGCTGATCTCACAGGTCTTCACCCCGCGCCGGGTCGCCGAACTGCGACCGGCCATCGCGGCCGCGGTCGACGACTTGCTCGGCGACCTCCCGGCTGAGGTGGATTTCATGGACGAGTTCGCGTTCCAGCTGCCGGTGACGGTGATCTGCGAGCTGCTCGGCGTACCGGCCTCGGACCGGCACCGCTTCCGCCCGCTCGCCGCAGACCTGACGACGGCACTGGAACTCACCGGCGACTCGGACGCTGCCGCCGACGCGGCGGCCCGCGAGCTGGGGGCGTACTTCGCACACCTGATCGCGGATCCGCCACCCGTCGGCCTGATCGCCGCGCTGGTCGCCGCACGTGAACGCTTGTCGGACGAAGAATTGCTCGCCAACCTGATCCTGCTGCTCGTAGCCGGCTTCGAGACCACCACCGACCTGCTCGGCAACGGCCTCCAGCTCCTGCTCCGGCAACCGGACCTGCCGACGGATGCGGCCTTCGTCGAGGAGGTCCTGCGGTACGACTCCCCGGTGCAGGTCACCACCCGCGTCGCACGGGAGAACGGGACGATCGCGGGTACGCCGATCCCCGCCGGCAGCGATCTGGTCCTACTGCTCGGCGCCGCGAACCGCGACCCCGAACGCTTCCCGGACCCGGACCGATTCGATCCGGGGCGCCCGAACAACAAGCCGCTGAGCTTCGGTGCCGGCGCGCACATCTGCCTCGGCAACAGCCTCGCCCGGCTCGAGGCGACCATCGCCTTCGACCGCCTCCGCCGCTTCACCATCACCGCGAACGGCGAGCCGACGCGGCGCGATCGACTGGTACTGCGCGGCTACCAGACCCTGCCGATCAAGCTGTCCGCCGCCCGGTGACCAGCGTGACCACCAGCGACGCAGCCGTCAGCGCGATACCGAAGTACAGGACGCTGCTGATGCCGGTGTGGTCGGCGAACAGACCGGCGAAGAGGGCGCCCAGGGCAATGGAGGTGTTGTAGGCCATCGTGTTGAGGGACATGGCCGCTTCGAAGGTGTCGGGTGCGGCGGCTTGGGTGAGGTTCACCTGGGACAGCTGGACCACGCCGAACGACATGCCCCACAGGATCAGCGTGAGAACCTGACCGACCGGGGAACTGCCGGCGACGAGCAACAACAGCAGAGCCACAGCGACACCGGTGCAACCGAGGATGAAGCCGGAGCGAACGTTCCACCGCACCACGCGTCCGCCGATGAAGTTGCCGACGGCACCGGCCGCACCGTACGCCATCAGGATCGCGGTGATGAACGCCGGACTCGACGACGATTCCCCTTCCAGATAAGGCCGTACGAACGTGTAGGCGCCGAAGTGCCCGAGCACGAACAGCATCACCATCACCATCACGAGCCGGAGCCGCACATTCCGTCCCGGCAACGCGAACACCTCACGCACCGGCACCGCATTGTCCGACGGCAGCGAAGGAATCGCCGCAACCACCGCGATCAGCACGAGCAGGCTCAACCCTGACCAGATCAGGAACGTCGTCCGCCAGTCGGTCCGGCTCTCGAGGAAGATCCCGAGCGGGATACCGACCACGGCGGCGACCGAGATCCCGGACATGACGGTCGCGGCCGCCCGTCCCGCGTCGCGTGGCGCTACCAGCCGCATCGCCATGCTGACGCCGATCGCCCAGAACACCCCGCTCGCGAACCCCATGCACAGCCGGGTCGCCAGCATCAGCGGGAAGTTCGGCGCGATCGAGGTCACCAGGTTCCCGACGGTCAGCACCGACAACAGGACCGACAGCAGCACGCGGCGGTTGACCCGCCGGCTCCACGCGACGATGAACGGTACGCCGAGACCGGCCGAGACGCCGTACAGCGTCACCATCAGGCCGGCCACGCCGACCGGGACGTCCAGGCTGCTGCTCAGCGGGGTGAGCAGGCCGACCGGCATCAGCTCGGTGGTCAGGAAAACGAACAGGCTGGCGGTGATCGCGGCGACGCCCAGCCAGGAGCGCGCCGTCGACGTGCGCTCGAGAGATTCAGTAGTCACTCAAGCAGTTTCCGGCCGTGACTATCGATGAGTCCAACACATGTTCGTCAACGCATCGATCATGATTCAAGATAGATCCATGGAACTCCAGCAACTCCGGTACGTCCTCGCGGTCGCCGAGACGAACAGCTTCACCCGCGCCGCCGACCGCTGTCTCGTGGTCCAGTCGGCGCTCAGCCACCAGATCGCGAAACTGGAACGCGAACTCGGCGTCCGCCTCTTCGACCGCACCAGCCGGCGCGTCGCGCTGACAACGGCCGGTACGGCGTTCCTCCCGGCCGCACGGCAGTGCCTGGACGCGGCCGAGCGCGCCGCAGCGGAAGCATCCGCGGCGGTCGGTCTGGTCCGCGGCCGGCTCGCCGTCGGCCTGATCCCGACGGTGGCAGCCGTCGACATCCCCGCCGCGCTGCGGGACTTCCGGCGCGACTACCCCGACGTACGGATCTCGATGCGCGTCGGCGCCAGCGAGAAACTCGCCGACCAGGTCAAGGAAGGCCTCCTCGACGTGGCGTTCCTCGGCCTGCCCACCAGCATTCAGCCGCGCGGCGTCGAAGCCCGTGAACTCGCCCGCGACCGCCTGGTCGCGGTCGTACCACCCGACCACCCGCTGGCCGGCAAACCGTCGGTCACCCTGAAGCGGCTGGCGAGCGAACCGTTCGCGGACCTACCGCCCCGCACAGCCGGACGCCTGCAGAGCGACCAGGCCTTCGAAGCGGCGGGGCTCGTCCGCGACGTCGCGTTCGAGGTCAGCACGGCCGAACTCATGGCCCGGCTGGTCAGCGAGAGACTTGCCGTCGCGCTGTTCGCCTCGACCTACGCACCACAACTGCCCGGCGTCGCCACCGTGGAGATCAAGGACGCGCCTGGCCGGGTCGAATACGTCGTCTGGAGCGCAACGGGCCGCTCCCCCGCGGCGGCCGCGTTCCTGGCGTTGCTCGGCCTCACAGACTGAACGCCGTGGTGTCCTCTTTGAACGGGCCCATCACGGTGAGCGCGGGCGTACCCGCGTAGAGCTCCGCGGCGAGTTGGGTCACGTCGTCGAGCGTGACCGAGTCGATCCGGTGCAGGATCTCGTCGACGGTCGGTAGTTCGCCGTACACGAGCTCGGCCTTCGCGATCCGGGTCATCTTCGCGCCGGTGTCCTCCAGGCCCATCACCACCGACCCGCGCATCTGCCCCTTGCCGCGGAGCAGTTCGTCCGGGGTGATGTTGCCCTGGGCAATCGCTTCGAGTTCGCCGCGGATCACGTCCAGGACCTCGGGCGCCTTCTTCGGCAGGCATCCGGCGTAGACGCCGACCATGCCGGAGTCGGCGTACGCCGAACCGAACGTGAACACCGAGTACGCCAGGCCGCGCTTCTCCCGCACCTCCTGGAACAACCGCGACGACATCCCGCCGCCGACGATCCCGTGCAGGACGCCGGCGATGTACCGGCGGTCGTCGCTGCGCACCAGCCCGGGCATGCCGAGAACGAGATGCGCTTGCTCGACGTCGCGGTGATGCACCCGCACCCCGCCGTACGTCGGAACCCGCCGGCTCGAACCACGCCGGACCGCGGCAGGCTCGGCCTCCGCCGTCACCCAGTGCCGCTCGAACGCCTTGCGCACCAGCCGTACGACGTCGGCGTGGTCGACGTTGCCGGCCACCGAGACGACGATGTTCGACGGCTTGTAGCGGCGCCGGTACCAGCCGACGACCTGCCGGCGGGACAGCCCGGCGACCGATTCCGGCGTACCGGTGATGGAGCGGCCGAGCGGTGACTTGCCCCAGAGCTGTTCGGCGAACAGGTCGTGGATGTGGTCCGACGTCTCGTCGGCGTGCATCGCGATCTCTTCGTCGATGACGTCGCGCTCACTCTCCACGTCGGTGTCGGTGAGCGTGGCGGAGGTGATCATGTCGCAGATCACGTCCACCGCCAGCGGCAGGTCGGTGTCGAGCACCCGCGCGTAGTAGCAGGTGTACTCCTTGCCGGTGAACGCGTTCATCTCCCCGCCGACCGCGTCGATCGCGGCGGAGATCTCCAGCGCGTCGCGACGCTCAGTGCCCTTGAACAGCAGGTGTTCGAGGAAGTGCGTCGCACCGGCCAGCTGCTCCGGCTCGTCGCGGGAACCCACGCCGACCCAGAGCCCGAAAGTGACCGAGCGGAAGCCCGGTACCGACTGGGAGAGAACCCGGAGCCCGGAGGGCAGGACGGTCCGTTTGACCGGACCGCCCTCCTCCGGGCTCAGCAGGGTACTCGTGATTGCTCGAGTCACTCTGCCGCGGGCTCGTCCTTCTTCTCGTCCGAGCCCTCGATCACCGGGATCAGCGACAGCTTGCCCCGGTCGTCGATCTCGGCGATCTCGACCTGCAGCTTCTGGCCGACCGACAGCACGTCCTCGACGGCCTCGACCCGCTTGCCACCGGCCAGCGGACGCAGCTTGCTGATGTGCAGCAGGCCGTCCTTACCCGGCAGCAGGCTGATGAACGCACCGAAGTTGGTCGTCTTCACGACCGTGCCCAGGTAGCGCTCACCCTTCTCCGGCATGGTCGGGTTCGCGATCGCGTTGATCGCGGCCCGGGCGGCCTCGGCCGACGGGCCGTCGGTCGCGCCGATGTACACCGTGCCGTCGTCCTCGATCGAGATGTCGGCGCCGGTGTCCTCGGTGATCTGGTTGATCATCTTGCCCTTCGGGCCGATGACCTCGCCGATCTTGTCGACCGGGACCTTGACCGAGATCACCCGCGGCGCGAATTCGCTCATCTCACCCGGCGCGTCGATGGCCTTGGCCATCACGTCCAGGATCGTCAGCCGCGCGTCCTTGGCCTGCTTCAGCGCACCCGCGAGGACGCTGGCCGGGATGCCGTCCAGCTTGGTGTCCAGCTGCAGCGCGGTGACGAAGTCCTTCGTACCGGCGACCTTGAAGTCCATGTCGCCGAACGCGTCCTCGGCGCCGAGGATGTCGGTCAGCGCGACGAACTCCTCCTTGCCGTCGACCTCACCGGAGATCAGGCCCATCGCGATACCGGCGACCGGCGCCTTCAGCGGGACACCCGCGTTCAGCAGCGACAGCGTCGAGGCGCAGACCGAACCCATCGAGGTCGAACC
Coding sequences:
- a CDS encoding ABC transporter permease, whose translation is MIRFVLRRVLAAIPIGLVVTLGVFALVFAMPGDPLRELAGDKPIPAAVLAAKRAQFHLDDPFIVQYLLSMKDILTGHFGTTFAGADIADQLRLRIPVTLKLASMSLVFQWIFGLLFGLYAGFRRNGVVDRMLLLATLVVLAVPGLVLYFTGQYLFGVELKWLPVSGVRDGWPTAYLLPALCIGISGFAGLARLTRTSIVDTTGSDFVKTARAKGLGEQRILWRHVLPNALLPVVTLMGIDLAGIFAGAVLAESIFNLPGLGQFMFQAIKLKEGGVVVLLSTLAFLMFILINLIVDVVYGAIDPRVRNV
- a CDS encoding peptide ABC transporter substrate-binding protein → MALGLALVLASCGDGKSSSGGGSGGKSEIIAIAADPLDYINPLNDNGTAGIGVSMAIFAPLVTTDPDTGKLQNVMADSVTPDKNSQTWTIKLKAGNTFQNGQPLTAKDYVDSWNMTAEGSNGWKNNGFFSKVEGYDALNPPTPDGATPKPTAVKTMSGLKLIDNLTFSVKLKVPFSQFGLTLQYLGLAPLPEEVRKNPDAYKRKPIGNGPYKLDGAWNAGDDLKLAKWDGYKGPQIPEADHITYRFIPNADTAYNEFLAGNVDFTDVPSTKVKSFKTDAPDQWVTSVSSGANYLVIPAWDARFKNPKLRYAISEAIDRKAFADLVGLAEPAKGLVAPDMQGYRADACKTCDFDAGKAKQLLQEAGGFPGVLNINYNTTSATGQIFAEAIGNMLRQNLGLKVKYTGKQGSEITELADSHKLDGLRFSGWGHDYPSIEDYLTPMFKSNGDANFAHYSNPALDAVLAKGDAEPDPDKAIKLYQQAEDIALTDMPLIPLYTKSNAYLHSDKIQPRVSKYTGVSAIWSTFK
- a CDS encoding MFS transporter — translated: MTTESLERTSTARSWLGVAAITASLFVFLTTELMPVGLLTPLSSSLDVPVGVAGLMVTLYGVSAGLGVPFIVAWSRRVNRRVLLSVLLSVLTVGNLVTSIAPNFPLMLATRLCMGFASGVFWAIGVSMAMRLVAPRDAGRAAATVMSGISVAAVVGIPLGIFLESRTDWRTTFLIWSGLSLLVLIAVVAAIPSLPSDNAVPVREVFALPGRNVRLRLVMVMVMLFVLGHFGAYTFVRPYLEGESSSSPAFITAILMAYGAAGAVGNFIGGRVVRWNVRSGFILGCTGVAVALLLLLVAGSSPVGQVLTLILWGMSFGVVQLSQVNLTQAAAPDTFEAAMSLNTMAYNTSIALGALFAGLFADHTGISSVLYFGIALTAASLVVTLVTGRRTA
- a CDS encoding ABC transporter ATP-binding protein, whose product is MTGLRGFAGVAWRAGRGLSVLVVTTISLSAAAPVVLAVALGRVVAGLGSQRAVGWALLAAGCLLLQWLAGALQRAAAVALGERVDGLLRQELMRAVAGPEGVRRLEDAGTANLVEVGRETLRGDWARPGRLVSTVGGLATGRIVLVAAGVSLAGFHWWLGAGLLIAGVWAAYEDKVASRAEAGHHYGTTESARRMRYFNDLGTTPPAAKEIRLFGLPEYVVTRHGETWTATMRRVLHRPGRRPLLATVFLGVVVLGGITLVIHAALTHHLSAGVTATYVQMFMVALAGIQQSSWSGLQAELALATLHRYDDALKALITDRQQAGRGGRSAAGMPRREIAFRGVGFSYPGTEKQVLRGLDLVVPAGRAVAVVGANGAGKTSLVKLLCGLYEPTDGEILVDGVELKDLELWQRRLAVVFQGPVRLPMSASENVRFGRPAGSADAAAERAGAAGVIESLPQRWDTVLSAEFDGGVELSGGEWQRVALARAMYAVEHGASVLILDEPAAHLDARSEAELYRRFLDLTDGLTTIVISHRFSTVRQASTIVVLDEGRVIEQGSHDELLERDGTYAHMFRLQAARFGEPT
- a CDS encoding TetR/AcrR family transcriptional regulator — its product is MARRAEQTQANRQRMREAALALFTTRGYSATSMQAIADEAGMAVQTLYFTFKTKRALLGELLDVAVAGDDEPIPNLERPQVRAALDNPDPVAQLHEQARLAREVYERVAPILQVISHAATADPEIHDLWETNNAQRAIVMERMTTALATKSALRDGLDVATATDITLALLSPELYHLLTARRGWPPTRWEQWTANALVTQLLPPG
- a CDS encoding ABC transporter ATP-binding protein; the protein is MKTARLLIGLGWEIGPGLFLVYTAVTMSSFVSPLLFALGLRPLVDGVIESDQHRMIAGGIEVAVALTVVLIAPIGYRWATVRMRERSSFVSERRILRLATNAPQVEHFERPEFLDRLQSLRRDAAGLGDSVTLPFIAPLVVAQLAVSTVLLANLRPVLALLPLIAIPALWLSRCAEQLRRRAELEAAPHRRLAEQLFTLSVSPAAAQEIHVASVSQELVAEHSRATKNANRITHTALFTSAVIGSIGWSLFPVAYAAALLLVLHDSAATAGDVALAIALAGAVIAAATRILDLAGSVLRIRTTAEHYFWLSEQAHREPGTEPVPHRLTHGIELRNVTFSYGDRPVLAGIDLHLEAGRTIAIVGENGAGKSTLVKLLTGMYRPQSGEILVDGVDLAALDLTQYRQKLSAGFQDFVRYQLTVREAVAVGGLTEPADRTTQAIAKAEATFVDTLPQGLDTQLGSDGVELSGGQWQKLAIARALVRPAPLLMILDEPSASLDPQTEAALFDRLATEARAGRADGRITVLISHRFSTVRSADLIVVLENGRVTEQGTHEELLDRGGTYAELYGLQAGGYS
- a CDS encoding cytochrome P450; the protein is MNAAELLQDLLSPAGRADPFPLYAAAHRLGPLLPVADGIFLVVGYAAANEVLRNPAFEIPSQPSSQPSLELMQRSILRTNPPDHGRMRSLISQVFTPRRVAELRPAIAAAVDDLLGDLPAEVDFMDEFAFQLPVTVICELLGVPASDRHRFRPLAADLTTALELTGDSDAAADAAARELGAYFAHLIADPPPVGLIAALVAARERLSDEELLANLILLLVAGFETTTDLLGNGLQLLLRQPDLPTDAAFVEEVLRYDSPVQVTTRVARENGTIAGTPIPAGSDLVLLLGAANRDPERFPDPDRFDPGRPNNKPLSFGAGAHICLGNSLARLEATIAFDRLRRFTITANGEPTRRDRLVLRGYQTLPIKLSAAR